GCTTCAGAAGAGCGCGGTCGTCCAGGTGCCGCCCGGTCAGGGTGTCGGCAGCGCGCAGTCCCTCGACCGTGCCCTCGAAGACGACCTGGCCGCCCGCCGTACCGGCCTCCGGGCCGAGGTCGACGACGTGGTCGGCGATCGCGATCGCTTCCGGCTTGTGCTCGACGACGAGGACCGTGTTGCCCTTGTCGCGCAGTTGCAGGAGGAGCTCGTTCATCCGCTGGATGTCGTGCGGATGCAGGCCGATCGTCGGCTCGTCGAAGACGTACGTGACGTCGGTCAGCGGCGATCCGAGGTGCCGGATCATCTTCGTGCGTTGGGCTTCACCGCCGGACAGCGTGCCGGCCGGGCGCTCGAGGCTCAGGTATCCGAGGCCGATGTCGACGAACGAGTCGAGCGTCTCGCCGAGCGCCGACAGCAGCGGCGCGACCGACGGCTCGTCGAGCTTGCGGACCCACTCGGCCAGGTCGCTGATCTGCATCGCGCACGCGTCGGCGATGCTGATCCCCTCGATCTTCGAGGCGCGCGCCTCCGGCGTGAGCCGGGTGCCATCGCACTCCGGGCAGGTGGTGAAGGTGACCGCCCGCTCGACGAACGCGCGGATGTGCGGCTGCATCGACTCGACGTCCTTGGACAGGAACGACTTCTGGATCTTCGGGATCAGGCCCTCGTAGGTGAGGTTGACGCCGTCGACCTTGACCTTCACCGCGTCCTTGTAGAGGAAGTCCTGCAGCTCCTTCTTGGTGTACTTCTTGATCGGCTTGTCCGGGTCGACGAAACCGGACTCGGCGTACACGCGGACGGTCCAGAAGCTGTCCGACTTCCAGCCCGGGATGGTGAACGCGCCCTCGGACAGCGACTTGTTCTCGTCGTACAGCTGGGTCAGGTCGATGTCCGAGACCGAGCCGCGGCCCTCGCAGCGCGGGCACATCCCGCCGGTGATGGAGAAGCTGCGGCGCTCCTTCACGGTCTGCCCGTGCTTCTCGATCTTGACCGCGCCGGCGCCGCTGATCGAGGCGACGTTGAACGAGAACGCCTGCGGCGATCCGACGTACGGCGTCCCGAGGCGGCTGTACAGGATCCGCAGCATCGCGTTGGCGTCGGTGGCGGTCCCGACCGTGGAGCGCGGGTTCGACCCCATCCGCTCCTGGCCGACGATGATCGCGGTGGTCAGGCCCTCCAGTACGTCGACCTCGGGCCGTGCCTGCGACGGCATGAAGCCCTGGACGAAGGTGCTGTAGGTCTCGTTGATCAGCCGCTGCGACTCCGCGGCGATCGTGCCGAACACGAGCGAGCTCTTGCCCGACCCCGAGACGCCGGTGAACACGGTCAGCCGGCGCTTCGGCAGCTCGATGCTGACGTCCTTGAGGTTGTTCTCGCGGGCGCCGTGCACGCGGATCAGGTCGTGGCTGTCGGCGTCGTACGCCGGGCGGGCCGGGGCCTTCTTCGCGGCTGCCTTGGTGGCTCTGGGGGTCATCGGTGCTCCGTCGGTCAAGTGGTCGGCGGGTGAGGTCGGAACCGGCTCAGGTCAACTGGTTGATGCGGACGTGGTTGCCGGCCGGGTCGCGGAAGGCGCAGTCGCGGACGCCGTACGGCTGGTCGGTCGGCTCCTGGATCACCTCGGCGCCGGTGGCCTGGACCTTGTCGAACAGGCCGTCCAGGTCCTTGGTGGCCAGCACGATCGTGGCGAAGGTGCCCTTGGCCATCATCTCGGTGATGGTGCGGCGTTCGTCGTCGGTGAGTCCGGGGTCGACGAGCGGCGGGTGCAGCACGATCTGGGTGTCCGGCTGGCTCTCGAAGCCGATCGTGATCCACCGGATCGTGCCCTGGCCGACGTCGTTGCGGACCTCGAAGCCGAGCGTGTCGCGGTAGAAGGCGATCGCGGCGTCGGGGTCGTCGTGCGGCAGGAAGCTGGCGTGAACTCTGAGGTCTCCGTGGGTTGTCATGGCGTTCACGCTACTGGCGGCCAGGCCGGCGGTGCTTCTTGATTCCTGATCGGTCTGGCGACCTTCTTGGTGATGCAGGACGGCGGCTCGACCGGCGGCCGGACCTGCTGGCGGTAGGTGCTCGGCGGCATCCCGACCAGCTCGGTGAACCGGGTGCTGAAGGTCCCCAGCGAGGAGAACCCGACCTGGAAGCAGACGTCGGTCACGCTCACGTCGCCGCGCCGCAGCAGGGCCATCGCGCGCTCGATCCGGCGCGTCATCAGGTACCCGTACGGCGCTTCGCCGTACGCGAGCTTGAACTGCCGGCTCAGGTGCCCGGCCGACATGTTCACCCCGCGGGCGAGCGCCTCGACGTCCAGTGGCCGTGCGTACTCGCGGTCGATCCGGTCCCGGACCCGGCGCAGCAGCTTGAGGTCCCGCAGCCGTTGCGTCTCGTCCGAGGTGCTCACCCTCGAAATGGTGCCATCGCCGGGGCGCACGGTCGAGCGCCGCGTTCGCCGCCTGGTCCGGGACTGCCGATGGATGTTGCCTTGGGCACCGATAGGGCGTGTCAGTTCGGCTACGGATTGTCACGGGCCGACCACCGTTTGCTTGCGGGTGCGTGCAGATGTCCGGAAGGGGCTGGCGAGCGGGTGCGGGATCGATGGAACGTCTGACCTGGAAGCGAACGAGGGCGAGAACCACTGACGTTGTGTTTCGCGTGCGGTCCGGTCGGGCGCGCGTGGGCCGGTTGACGACGGAGGATCCGGATACGTGCTCGAGACCTATCGCGGCATCCCGCACCTGCTGGACACGTGGCTCGTTCTCACCGGGATGGCGATCCCGATCGCCGTCTCGGCGGTACGGCGGCGTGGTGACCGGCTCGTCCCCCGGCTGGCGTCGCTGTTCCTGCCGGCCTCGTTCGCGCTCGTCCTCGCGGCGACGCTGAGCCCGACGGCGAACCACGGCGGGCTCGGGGTGTGCGGCACGCACCTGGCCACGACCGGCGGACTCACCTCGCTCCAGGGTCTGCTCAACGTGCTGCTCTTCGTCCCGGCCGCGGGCATGCTCACGCTGGCCAGCGGGCGTCCGGCCGACGGGATCGCGGCGGGGATCGGACTGTCCGCCTCCGTCGAGGCGATCCAGGCACTGGTCCCCCAGCTCGGCCGCTCTTGCCAGGTGCACGACTTGATCGCGAACACGCTCGGAGCCTTCGCCGGCGTCGGGCTCGCGGCCGGCGTACAGGCGCTGAACCGGACGCAGCCGCTGACCAGCCCCGAGTACGTCGTGGAGCACGCCGCGTTGCTGACAATGCGCGGGCGTCCGCCGGCGCGGCACCGCCGGACCGATCTCCCGGCCCGGCCTGCGATGGTTCAGCGGACGAGTCGCCTCCGGCCGGTCGCTCGACTGCGCTGAGTCACCGATTCCGCCGTACGACGACCCGCCAAACACGGAGAGTGGGAAGTTATCCACAGGTTGTGGACGAGTCGGGGGATAACTTTCCAGCTGTCCACAACTTCACCCACAGCTACGGCCGGACGTCGAGCCCGAGGGACTGCGCGATCGCCATCGCCTGCGGCAGGTCGATGATCGCATCCCGCAGCTGGACGGTCAGCGGGTCGAGCGACGTGAGGTCCGATCCGCGCAGGTCGGCGCCGGTGAAGTCGGCGCGCTGGAGCATCGCTCCGGACAGGTCGATGTTGCTCAGCGTCGCCTTCCCGGCCCGTACGCCGGTCAGGTCCGCCTCCCGCAGCTTCAGCCCGTTCAGTTCGGCGCCGCGCAGGTCCTCGCCCGGCAGGCTGGTGAACGACCAGTCGCCGCCGTCGGCCTTGAGCAGGTTGTACGTGCAGTCGTCGAAGGTGCTGCCCATCAGCTTGCAGCGCGTGAACGTGGTGTCGAAGAACGAGCAACGCACGAACGTGCAGTTCACGAACGCGGCGTCGGTGTGCGTCGAGGCGTTGAACCGGACCCCACGGAACACGCACTCCTCGAACACGCCCCCGATGTTGGCCACCTCGGTCAGGTCCGAGTCCAGGAAGAGGACCCTGGTATAGGTCTGGCCCGACGGGTCGGCGTCGTTCCAGTCGCGCACCGTGGACTCGGTGGTGGGCGGACGGCGGTTGGCCACAAGGTCTCCTCTCGGTCCCCGCGGCGCGGGGCTGTGATGAGCATTGTGACGACCTCGACGGACAAAGTTTCTCCGATCGACAACCCGGAGAGGCAAGATGGGCCGGGTGACCGGATCGGAGCGGGTGATGGTGTTCGGCGCCGGCGGCTTCCTCGGAGCCCGGATTTGCGCGCTGCTGACCGAGCGCGGGATCGAGCACCGCGGGATGACCCGGAGCACGGGTGATCCACACCGGCGCTTCGACCTGGCCACCGGGCACTGCTACGCCCTCGACGCGCTGGTCGCGATGTACAAGCCGACGGTGATCGTCAACGCGGCGGCCGCGACGTCCGGCGACACCCTCGCGCTGACCCGTGGGAACGTGGTCGCGGTCGAGGCGCTGCTGTCGGCGATGCAGCGGACGGCGAACAACGCCCGCCTGGTCCAGATGGGCTCCGCCGCCGAGTACGGCGGTGCGGTGCACGGGACCAGCCAGGGCGAGGACGCCGAGGTGCGGCCAGAGGCGGCGTACGGGTTCACCAAGCTGGCCGGGTCCGAGCTGGTCCTGCGGGCCCGGCGCAACGGCGCGGACGCGGTCGTCGTCCGGCCGTTCAACATCAGCGGTCCGGGGTCGCCGGCGAGCACGCTGCTCGGGCGGGTCGTGCGGCAGGTCCAGGAGACGGACACGCTGGAGATGGGCTCGTTGGAGGCGTGGCGGGACCACGTCGACGTCCGCGATGTCGCCGACGCCGTGCTGGCGGTCGCGTTGACCGAGGAGAAGCCGCCGCCGGTGCTGAACGTCGGTTCTGGTCAGGCGGCGCTGTCGCGGGACGTGGTGCACCGGTTGATCGAGCTGAGTGGGACGGGCGCCACGGTGGTCGAGGGCAGGGTGCACGCGGAGCATGCGGGTTCCTCGGCCGGCTCGGTGGCTTGGCAGCAGGCTGATACGCGGCTGATCGAGAGGACGGTCGGGTGGACGCCGCGGGTGTCGCTTGATCAGTCGCTTGCTGATACGTGGGAAGAGCGCGAGGTGGGGGTGGCGCAGGGGGCCCGCGTGTAGGAATCGGTGCTGCAGGCAACTGTCGGGGAGATCTGTCGGGTGTTCCGACTTGGAAAGCTGCGCCGGGTCTGCTCTCCGGTGTGCCGGGGGTGGATGCCAGGAACCCTCGGCAACCATCGGGGGTGGTCGCCGGGTTGAATGGACCTGTGCAGATCTGGTCGGTGTGTGAGGGTGCTCCTGATCGGCTCGTGGGAGTGAACGAGGACCTGGTGGTGAGCGGGCCGG
The Kribbella italica DNA segment above includes these coding regions:
- a CDS encoding pentapeptide repeat-containing protein; amino-acid sequence: MANRRPPTTESTVRDWNDADPSGQTYTRVLFLDSDLTEVANIGGVFEECVFRGVRFNASTHTDAAFVNCTFVRCSFFDTTFTRCKLMGSTFDDCTYNLLKADGGDWSFTSLPGEDLRGAELNGLKLREADLTGVRAGKATLSNIDLSGAMLQRADFTGADLRGSDLTSLDPLTVQLRDAIIDLPQAMAIAQSLGLDVRP
- a CDS encoding ATP-binding cassette domain-containing protein, which codes for MTPRATKAAAKKAPARPAYDADSHDLIRVHGARENNLKDVSIELPKRRLTVFTGVSGSGKSSLVFGTIAAESQRLINETYSTFVQGFMPSQARPEVDVLEGLTTAIIVGQERMGSNPRSTVGTATDANAMLRILYSRLGTPYVGSPQAFSFNVASISGAGAVKIEKHGQTVKERRSFSITGGMCPRCEGRGSVSDIDLTQLYDENKSLSEGAFTIPGWKSDSFWTVRVYAESGFVDPDKPIKKYTKKELQDFLYKDAVKVKVDGVNLTYEGLIPKIQKSFLSKDVESMQPHIRAFVERAVTFTTCPECDGTRLTPEARASKIEGISIADACAMQISDLAEWVRKLDEPSVAPLLSALGETLDSFVDIGLGYLSLERPAGTLSGGEAQRTKMIRHLGSPLTDVTYVFDEPTIGLHPHDIQRMNELLLQLRDKGNTVLVVEHKPEAIAIADHVVDLGPEAGTAGGQVVFEGTVEGLRAADTLTGRHLDDRALLKPEVRTPTDRLEIRGASTNNLQDVDVDIPLGALVVVTGVAGSGKSSLIHGSVAKRDGVISVDQGAIKGSRRSNPATYTGLLEPIRKAFAKANGVKPALFSANSEGACPNCNGAGVIYTDLGIMASITTTCEVCEGKRFSADVLEYTFGGKDISEVLALPVSEALDFFADGDAKTPAAHKILQNLADVGLGYISLGQPLTTLSGGERQRLKLATHMSEKGGIYVLDEPTTGLHLADVEQLLALLDKLVDSGKSVIVIEHHQAVMAHADWIIDLGPGPGHDGGHIVFEGTPAALVKTRKTLTAKHLAEYIGG
- a CDS encoding VOC family protein, whose protein sequence is MTTHGDLRVHASFLPHDDPDAAIAFYRDTLGFEVRNDVGQGTIRWITIGFESQPDTQIVLHPPLVDPGLTDDERRTITEMMAKGTFATIVLATKDLDGLFDKVQATGAEVIQEPTDQPYGVRDCAFRDPAGNHVRINQLT
- a CDS encoding VanZ family protein, with the translated sequence MLETYRGIPHLLDTWLVLTGMAIPIAVSAVRRRGDRLVPRLASLFLPASFALVLAATLSPTANHGGLGVCGTHLATTGGLTSLQGLLNVLLFVPAAGMLTLASGRPADGIAAGIGLSASVEAIQALVPQLGRSCQVHDLIANTLGAFAGVGLAAGVQALNRTQPLTSPEYVVEHAALLTMRGRPPARHRRTDLPARPAMVQRTSRLRPVARLR
- a CDS encoding NAD(P)-dependent oxidoreductase — protein: MTGSERVMVFGAGGFLGARICALLTERGIEHRGMTRSTGDPHRRFDLATGHCYALDALVAMYKPTVIVNAAAATSGDTLALTRGNVVAVEALLSAMQRTANNARLVQMGSAAEYGGAVHGTSQGEDAEVRPEAAYGFTKLAGSELVLRARRNGADAVVVRPFNISGPGSPASTLLGRVVRQVQETDTLEMGSLEAWRDHVDVRDVADAVLAVALTEEKPPPVLNVGSGQAALSRDVVHRLIELSGTGATVVEGRVHAEHAGSSAGSVAWQQADTRLIERTVGWTPRVSLDQSLADTWEEREVGVAQGARV
- a CDS encoding helix-turn-helix domain-containing protein: MSTSDETQRLRDLKLLRRVRDRIDREYARPLDVEALARGVNMSAGHLSRQFKLAYGEAPYGYLMTRRIERAMALLRRGDVSVTDVCFQVGFSSLGTFSTRFTELVGMPPSTYRQQVRPPVEPPSCITKKVARPIRNQEAPPAWPPVA